Part of the Ruegeria sp. THAF33 genome, TTTCAGTTTAACTCAATTTTTTCAGGTCCGATCGCTACGGCAACAAATGGGAAAGACAGATGAGCAAAACGCCAAACAGCACATCCTTTCCTGTTGCGATGATCGCGGACACCACATGCGAGGGCAAGATGACCAAAGCACCTGAGGCCAACAATCGTCCGGCGGCTGACTCGACGGACGGAGATCGCAAATCTCAAGTTCAACAATGGATCAATGGTAAACTTGGTCGTTGGGCGGGTCGAGGCGCGGCTGGCAGCCTCATGTCCACGTTGATGGCCTTGCCTGCCTTGTCACAAGCAACCATCGAAGAGCTTTACGCCTTCCAGTTCGCAGAGACAATTCCGGGTGTACGCTCCGCCAAGTTGCTGAAAAACGGCGATGTTCTTCTGAAAATGGCGGACGGTCGGACGATGATCGTGGCGGCGGAAAACGTGCAGGTTCTGGACAGCGGCGCAATCATGATCGCGGAAGCGGCGGTTGCTGAAATCGCCCAGTTCAGCGCAGCTGAAGCCGGTGCAGCAGCTGGCGGAATCAGCGGCGCCGGGGCTGCATTGGGCGGCCTCGGGCTGGCCGGCGCAGCTGCCGCTGCGGGCGGAGGCGGTGGCGGCGGCGGCGATTCCCCGGAACCTGTCGCGCCAGCGCCTAAACCCCAACCCCAACCGGAACCGAGCTATACCAGCCTGAACCTGGCCGAACTTCAGGCAACGGCATTGAACAGTGCCATTACCAATGCCGCCGCACCCGAAGGAACATCGATAGTCGAGGTCACGATAGGTTCGCTGGTCAAAACCGTAACACCCAACGATGACGGCAGTTGGAGCATTTCTCTCACTGCGGCCGAAGCAAATGCGCTTCCGCAAGGCGTCTCTACGGTGACAGTCAGACATCTGGACGATTCAGGCACGGAACTGTCCAGCGAATCCGTCAAGTTCGATATTGATACAATTCCTCCAACCCTGTCGATCACCGGGTTTTCCGATGGCGCTGTTTTGAATTCGATCGAACAGGCAACGGATCTGACGGTCACCGGAACAACCGATGCAGAAGACGGGCAGACCGTTACCGTCTCAATGAACGGGCAAAACTATTCGGGAACGGTATCCAATGGACAATGGAGCGTCACCGTTCCGGCGGCAGACCTCTCAGCCCTTCCTGATGGCGCGACGATTGCCGTTACGGCGGATGTTGCCGACGCGGCGGGAAATTCAGCACCACAGGCGAGCGGGAGCTTCGATACTGATTTCACTGCACCAACTGTTTATCTGGATCCCGTGGCTGGCGGCTCGATAGAACTGATCGACGTAGCCGGCGACCTGGCCTTGACCGGTTCCACCACGGCAGAGGATGGTCAGACCATCATCGTCACGTTCAACGGACAAGTGCATACAGGCACCGCTTCTGGCGGAAGCTGGAGTGTAACGATCCCCAATTCCGATCTGAGCAGTCTTTCCACCGGAGTACCTGCATCTGTTCTGGTAGCCGTCGAGGACGTGTCGGGCAATCCGGCAGTGCCGCTTCTAGTATCGGTTCCCGTAGACCTGACCGGTCCTTCCATTTCGATAACACCGCTTCCTGTTGGTTCCGTACTGAACGCAACCGAAGCCGGATCCGACTTGACCATCAGCGGGCTGACGTCAAATGTTGAGGATGGCCAGCAAGTTACCGTAACCCTCGATGGTCAAACATATTCCGGAACAGTATCCGGCGGGGCTTGGAACGTGACTGTGCCAGCTGGGGATCTGGCGTCCTTGTCGGATGGAGGCAACTTCTCTGTTACCGCAGATGTCGACGACGCCAGTGGCGTGACGGCACCGCAGGCCGCAGTGACACTTTCCAAGGATGTGACCGCGCCGACGCTCAGCATCGACAGTTTCTCGGACGGAGCTGTCATGAATGCAGCCGAGCGGGCCACGGATCTTTCCATCTCGGGCAGTACGACAGCTGAAGACGGACAAATCGTAACCGTCAGTCTGAACGGGCAGTCCCATAGCGCAACGGTTTCTGGCGGCAATTGGAGCGTAACTGTACCTGCTACGGATCTGACAGGTCTATCTGACGCGTCGACGGTCACCGTAACTGCGGATGTCTCGGACGCTGCCGGGAATCCGGCTCTGCAAGCGAACAACAGCTTTACCACCGATTTCACGCCACCGACGATCGGAATTTCAACCGTATCCGACGGGGCCGTCATGAACGCCGTTGAACAAGGAACCGACCTGACGGTGTCAGGAACTTCCGATGCGCCGGACGGAACAGTTGTTACCGTCGAAATCACGCGCGCTGACGGCACTACGGACGTCACCGGAACGGCAACGGTAACCGGGGGCACTTGGACCTATACGGCAACCGTGACAGATTTGTCTGCCCTGCAAGACAACGAGACTTACAATATCAATGCGTCGATCTCGGACGCGGCGGGAAACAACAATCAAACCACGACAAGCTTTGCCACTGACTTCACAGCACCTTCGATAACCATAAACAGTCTGCCTGTGGGTGCCGTGTTGGACGTGACCGAGAGGGGCGTGGATCTTGCAATCTCAGGCACGACCACGGCTGAAGATGGCCAGACCGTTTCGGTCACATTCGGCGGGCAAACCTATACAGGCGTTGCATCAAATGGTTCGTGGGCAGTTACCGTTCCAGCAAGTGATCTTGGAATGCTCTCTGACGGAACGAGCTATACCATTTCCGCCACTGTTGACGATCTGGCCGGAAACAGCTCGGCCGCGGCGAACAGCTCACTTTCCACAGATTTTCGCCCCCTGTTGACGTTGAACGATGTCGGGGTCAACAATTCGATTGGTCTTGCCGATGCCAAAGCTTCCGGAATTACTCTCGGCGGGTCATCGACCGGATTGTCAATCGGCCAGTCGGTGGATGTCACGTTAAACGGCAGTTCGGTCGGATCTGCAACGGTGGCCGCAGACGGATCCTGGTCGCTGGCTGTCGCGGCGTCCGACTTTTCGGCAGTGGAGGCAGGTGATGACCTTGTCTTTTCCGCGCAGGCGACCGTCGCGGGTGGACCAGATCCGCTGCCGGTTTCCGAGCAGGCCGTTGCGCATGAACCCGCCGCCTATGTGATCTCTGAAGTTGGGCGCTCGGGATCTACGGTGACATTCGCAATCCATGCCGAAGCCGACCGCGATATCTCTGACGGTCTGGCTTTGACGGCAGAGCTCGGATTTGACCCTTCGGTTGTCACATTCAACACGGCGTCGGTTTCGGAAAACAACGCCTTCGATTTGTTCTTGGCCAGCCCGGGCGCCGGGGGCGCGATGAATTTTGCTGGCGCGGCGACAACCTTTACAGATCTTTCTCAGCCGCTTGTCACTTTCACGATGACGATCCAGGACTCCAGCCAGCCTATTGAGCTGACAATCAAAACGTCTGATGGCGGGCCAACGACAGTGCAGTTTGGCACCATTGGCGATGACACGCTCACCGCTGCGAATACGGACACCATCACGCGCGGCGGTGACGGCGACGATACCATTGATGTTTCTGCGGCAGGGCGAGACATCGTCGTCTTCGAGGCCGACCCGGCCAGCAATGGTACAGACACTGTGACTGGCTTTACGATTGGCCCGGCTGCGGATGTAACCGACGCATTGATGTTCCATGGGCTGGACACCAATACGCTTCGCGGTGATGGCACCGGATTCGAATTGCTTTCCACCGGAGACACGTTGGGCACGAACACCGGATTTGTCGGCCTCAGCACGGTACTCACCGACCTCAACCTCAGCACAATCGAAGCCGCTGTCGAGAGTCTTGCCGGAGCCATGGCGGGCGATGAGCTTTACGTGATGGCAACCGACGGAACAGACAGTGTTCTGGTCAAGGTAGATTTCCAGGCGGCGAACGATGCCAGCGTTGAAACCGTGGCCACGTTCCAAGACCTGAGCGATCTGAGCGGCCTGACCGCAGATAACATCCTGCACACCGACCCGACCGGGGCAACGGCCTGATCCAGACCGGCGCACATACAGACGTAATTCAACATCATGAGGCGGTTATGGCACAGAATGGATTAACTCCGGTCAGTCTTGGACGACATGGTCATCGGTTCTGGAGGCGGTTCACCTCGTTCGATTTCGCACGGACTATGGCAGATTGCCCTGTGGTCGAACTAGAAATTCTTCAGGCCGCCGCCACATTTCCAATCACTTTTCGGAAATCTGAACACGGGTTTTATCCAGTGGTTGTATTGTCCGTGCAACCGGACCAGCCTACGCCATTTGTGTCAGCACATGGCAAATGGCTCGCGACTTATGTGCCATGCGTCTTGCGCTGTGCTCCGTTCCGGCCACGACTGACTGAACCGGATGGTAACGGCCGTGACGAATTGCTTGTCGACGAAACGGCGGGGCTTATCACTGACAATCCGGAAGACGAGGTATTCTTCGACAAATCAGGTCAACTTGCGCCGGAACTGAAAAAAGTCGCAGCTTTCTTTCGCGCCCTGAAAGAGTCGATGAAACACACAACGCATCTGTGTCGTGTTCTTGCTGACATGGGATTGTTTGGTTCACTGACCACTTTTCAGGGAGTTGAGTTTCCGAGCGGGCATTTTGGCGTCACGCAGAACGCCCTGGAGAAAATTCCCCGCGCGCACTTGTCACTGCTTACTTCGAATGGGGGGTTGCGACTGATTCACGCTCATCAGATTTCGCTGACCCACAGTATCTGGCTGACACACGCACATGCCCGCGCGCATCGGGAAGCTGATACTTCTCTGACACAACAGACCACCGGTGTTTCAGGGTTCTTGGACGCGTTGGTTGCGGCGCAACAGAAAGAAGAAGCCATGGACCATTGCAGGCAGGAGGGTCATCATGCGTTCCTGTAAAGCAGTTTTGTCCTGGGTTGCGTTCGCTCTGCTCGCAATACCGTTGTCCGCCTGCACGCCCCCTCCTGATTTGACTCTAGTGGCAGTGTCTTTTGCACCCGGGACCACCGGTGCCGGGGCAGTAAAGCCATCGTTAAAGCTCAGCAGTAGTGCATTCGGGCAACGCGTGCGCCAGGCGGTAGAGACAAGCCCGACATTGGCGCAAAGCAATACAAGGATGGATATCGCATCAGCCAATCAAGATGCAGCGGAAGGCGCCTTTCTTCCGCAGATTTCGTTGGGAATAAATGCACGGTCCGAACGGGTCGAATCGGACATTGCAGATGTTTCACCCTATCTGAGAATTTCACAATTGGTTTATGACGGTGGGGCTGCCTCGGGGGATCTGACGGCAGCCCGGGCACGTGTTCTGGAAACACGGGGCGATCAAATTCAGACGGCATCAGCCACGGCGCTGGCCGCCATCGAGACCTATGTGCTTGTCATTGATCAAAGAAAGTTACTCCGCATCGCGGCTGACAATGTCTCGGTTCATGAAGAACTGGTGCGTCAGATTTCGGACCGCACAGCGGGCGGCGCCGGTTCAAATGCAGATGTTCTGACCGCGCAGTCCAGAATGGCAGATGCACGCACAAGACTGGCTGACGCACGATCACGAACTGATCGGGCCGAAGCGCGGTTTCGAGAAGTGTTCGGGACTTTTCCCGGCTCATTGCCCCCTCCTGTACCAGCTCCACCGCTGAATAGAAGTGATGCCCAGATCGTAATGAACAGCCCTCAGATCCGCAGGGCGGATGCCCGCTTGCTGGCAGCCAAAGCCGAATGGTCGGCCGCGCAGGCACGGCGCAAACCGAACGTTCGGGTCGCCGCATTTGCCAACCAGGATGACACTCGGGACGCAAATTTTGGCGTGGATCTTTCTTTCAACTACGAGCTTGACAGCACCGGCCAACGCCGCGCCGCCATCGCAGCAGCAGAAGCCAAAGTGAAAGAAGCGGAGTTCGCGAGAGAGCAATTGGTTCGCGAAATCATGCGGGAGCTGGGCTTTATTCGATCCGATCAAAAAGCAGGCGCAGAACGGCTGCGCGCGGCCCGTATTGCGGCAGCTGCCAATGCCGACAGTGTTACTGCATCCCGCGCACAGTTCTCGATTGGGCGTCGCAGCCTGATCGAAATTCTGGACGCTCAACGCGATTACGTAAATGCGCAAGAACGCCTGATTCTGGCCGAACAGAGTTATTTTCTGACCAACTACGCGGCACTGAGCCTTACCGGAGACATTCTGGACCTGCTCGGACTTTCGCTTGGCAATTGGAACGAGGTGAAATGAGCACGTTGAAATCAATGCCGGATCGCGCCCGTTTGACATGCTACGAAGCCTGCATTCTGAATATCGCCGCGACGCTTGAACGCCCTCTGACCCTTGCAACGATCCAGGCGTCGCAGACCGGTTCGGACGGGGATCTGACTGTTCGTGACATCCTCTCGGTGGCGGAAAACACAGGTCTACAGGCGGGCTATGGCGCGCGGCGCATCGCGAGTTTTGACGAAGCATTGGCTCCGGCCTTGTTGCTGATGACCGAAAACAAGGCGGTTGTGTACCATGGCCGCGCAAAAAACGGTGCCTTGCTGGTCTATGACCCGGAACTTGGCGAAGGAATCGGCGAAGCTTCAGAAGAACAGCTGGCCAAGTCCTACACCGGTTTCGCTGTCTTGTTTCGGCGAAATCATACAGATGAATTGGACACCGGTCACACGGCTTACCGAGGTCATTGGTTTCGCGCGGCGCTGTCCGCCAATCGATGGACTTACATACAAGTTGCTCTCGCTGCGGCACTGGCAAACCTTCTTGGCTTGTCGACCTCAGTTTTTATCATGGTTGTCTATGATCGCGTGTTGCCCAATGAGGCAACCGAATCGCTCATTGCCTTGACGGCGGGCGTGGCCTTGGCGCTGCTATTTGACTTCGCGCTAAAATTGCTGCGAGCAGCGTTCATCGACAAGGCCGGGCAAAAAGCCGACTTGCTCATGGGGCGGCGAATTTTCGACCACGTTCTGAATATCCAGATGAAGTCACGCGCGGGTTCCACCGGCGCTATGACCAGTACCATCCGTGAGTTCGAGACCCTGCGTGAGTTCTTCACGTCCGCAACGCTTGTTGCCGTCGTGGATCTGCCGTTCATCTGGTTGTTCGTGTTTGTGATTTACCTGGTCGGCGGACAACTGGCATTGGTCCCGGCTCTGGCCGTGCCTGTGGTTCTGCTGACAGGTTTGGCCGTACAGCCGCTTCTGTCCCGCATGGCAGAAAAGAGCCTGTCTGACGGGCAATCCAAACAATCGGTCCTCGTAGAAGCTGTCTCGGGCCTTGAAACTATAAAGACAACGGCCGCGGGCCGGCAAATGCGTTCCCGATGGGAGCAGGCGATAGAACGGCAATCCTCGCACGGTGCTCAGAGCCGGGCCGTTACACAATTTGCTCTTAACCTCACCGGTTTTACGCAACAAGCGGCACAGGTGTTGATCGTATTTTATGGTGTTTTTCTGATCACAGACGGTCAGACCAGCATGGGCGCTTTGGTTGCCTCGGTGATGCTGACAGGGCGGGCACTGGCACCTTTGGGGCAGTTGGCGCAAACGTTGACAAGGCTTAACCAAGCCCGAAGCGCATACCGAAACCTCAACGCGCTGATGATGGCGGAAAGCGAACGCCCACAAGGCCGAACATGGGTGAACCGGCCCCATTTCAAAGGGGCGATCGCCTTCAACAACGTGTATTTTTCCTACCCTGATCAGGGGGAAGATACCCTGCAAGGCGTTTCATTCACGATCAAACCGGGTGAAAAGGTGGCGATCCTGGGTCAGATTGGCTGCGGGAAAAGCACCATCGCACGTCTTTTGCTTGGATTGTACGCGCCGCGTGTAGGATCTGTCACATTCGAAGGCCTTGATATCCGCCAGATCGATCCTGGTGATCTGCGACGCAATATCGGATCCGTCCTGCAGGATATATGGCTCTTTTCCGG contains:
- a CDS encoding Ig-like domain-containing protein, producing the protein MSKTPNSTSFPVAMIADTTCEGKMTKAPEANNRPAADSTDGDRKSQVQQWINGKLGRWAGRGAAGSLMSTLMALPALSQATIEELYAFQFAETIPGVRSAKLLKNGDVLLKMADGRTMIVAAENVQVLDSGAIMIAEAAVAEIAQFSAAEAGAAAGGISGAGAALGGLGLAGAAAAAGGGGGGGGDSPEPVAPAPKPQPQPEPSYTSLNLAELQATALNSAITNAAAPEGTSIVEVTIGSLVKTVTPNDDGSWSISLTAAEANALPQGVSTVTVRHLDDSGTELSSESVKFDIDTIPPTLSITGFSDGAVLNSIEQATDLTVTGTTDAEDGQTVTVSMNGQNYSGTVSNGQWSVTVPAADLSALPDGATIAVTADVADAAGNSAPQASGSFDTDFTAPTVYLDPVAGGSIELIDVAGDLALTGSTTAEDGQTIIVTFNGQVHTGTASGGSWSVTIPNSDLSSLSTGVPASVLVAVEDVSGNPAVPLLVSVPVDLTGPSISITPLPVGSVLNATEAGSDLTISGLTSNVEDGQQVTVTLDGQTYSGTVSGGAWNVTVPAGDLASLSDGGNFSVTADVDDASGVTAPQAAVTLSKDVTAPTLSIDSFSDGAVMNAAERATDLSISGSTTAEDGQIVTVSLNGQSHSATVSGGNWSVTVPATDLTGLSDASTVTVTADVSDAAGNPALQANNSFTTDFTPPTIGISTVSDGAVMNAVEQGTDLTVSGTSDAPDGTVVTVEITRADGTTDVTGTATVTGGTWTYTATVTDLSALQDNETYNINASISDAAGNNNQTTTSFATDFTAPSITINSLPVGAVLDVTERGVDLAISGTTTAEDGQTVSVTFGGQTYTGVASNGSWAVTVPASDLGMLSDGTSYTISATVDDLAGNSSAAANSSLSTDFRPLLTLNDVGVNNSIGLADAKASGITLGGSSTGLSIGQSVDVTLNGSSVGSATVAADGSWSLAVAASDFSAVEAGDDLVFSAQATVAGGPDPLPVSEQAVAHEPAAYVISEVGRSGSTVTFAIHAEADRDISDGLALTAELGFDPSVVTFNTASVSENNAFDLFLASPGAGGAMNFAGAATTFTDLSQPLVTFTMTIQDSSQPIELTIKTSDGGPTTVQFGTIGDDTLTAANTDTITRGGDGDDTIDVSAAGRDIVVFEADPASNGTDTVTGFTIGPAADVTDALMFHGLDTNTLRGDGTGFELLSTGDTLGTNTGFVGLSTVLTDLNLSTIEAAVESLAGAMAGDELYVMATDGTDSVLVKVDFQAANDASVETVATFQDLSDLSGLTADNILHTDPTGATA
- a CDS encoding SapC family protein; this translates as MAQNGLTPVSLGRHGHRFWRRFTSFDFARTMADCPVVELEILQAAATFPITFRKSEHGFYPVVVLSVQPDQPTPFVSAHGKWLATYVPCVLRCAPFRPRLTEPDGNGRDELLVDETAGLITDNPEDEVFFDKSGQLAPELKKVAAFFRALKESMKHTTHLCRVLADMGLFGSLTTFQGVEFPSGHFGVTQNALEKIPRAHLSLLTSNGGLRLIHAHQISLTHSIWLTHAHARAHREADTSLTQQTTGVSGFLDALVAAQQKEEAMDHCRQEGHHAFL
- a CDS encoding TolC family protein, with amino-acid sequence MRSCKAVLSWVAFALLAIPLSACTPPPDLTLVAVSFAPGTTGAGAVKPSLKLSSSAFGQRVRQAVETSPTLAQSNTRMDIASANQDAAEGAFLPQISLGINARSERVESDIADVSPYLRISQLVYDGGAASGDLTAARARVLETRGDQIQTASATALAAIETYVLVIDQRKLLRIAADNVSVHEELVRQISDRTAGGAGSNADVLTAQSRMADARTRLADARSRTDRAEARFREVFGTFPGSLPPPVPAPPLNRSDAQIVMNSPQIRRADARLLAAKAEWSAAQARRKPNVRVAAFANQDDTRDANFGVDLSFNYELDSTGQRRAAIAAAEAKVKEAEFAREQLVREIMRELGFIRSDQKAGAERLRAARIAAAANADSVTASRAQFSIGRRSLIEILDAQRDYVNAQERLILAEQSYFLTNYAALSLTGDILDLLGLSLGNWNEVK
- a CDS encoding type I secretion system permease/ATPase; translation: MSTLKSMPDRARLTCYEACILNIAATLERPLTLATIQASQTGSDGDLTVRDILSVAENTGLQAGYGARRIASFDEALAPALLLMTENKAVVYHGRAKNGALLVYDPELGEGIGEASEEQLAKSYTGFAVLFRRNHTDELDTGHTAYRGHWFRAALSANRWTYIQVALAAALANLLGLSTSVFIMVVYDRVLPNEATESLIALTAGVALALLFDFALKLLRAAFIDKAGQKADLLMGRRIFDHVLNIQMKSRAGSTGAMTSTIREFETLREFFTSATLVAVVDLPFIWLFVFVIYLVGGQLALVPALAVPVVLLTGLAVQPLLSRMAEKSLSDGQSKQSVLVEAVSGLETIKTTAAGRQMRSRWEQAIERQSSHGAQSRAVTQFALNLTGFTQQAAQVLIVFYGVFLITDGQTSMGALVASVMLTGRALAPLGQLAQTLTRLNQARSAYRNLNALMMAESERPQGRTWVNRPHFKGAIAFNNVYFSYPDQGEDTLQGVSFTIKPGEKVAILGQIGCGKSTIARLLLGLYAPRVGSVTFEGLDIRQIDPGDLRRNIGSVLQDIWLFSGSVRDNIASGTIRPKDHELIEAGRAAGVEDFVANHPGGYDLQLAERGEGLSGGQRQAIALARALIGRPPVLLLDEPTSAMDVKTEAQVIQRLKECTAESTMVVITHRTSLLELVDRVIILEHGKIAADGPKSMLTQHVRRTGRHLNVAAS